The Rhinolophus ferrumequinum isolate MPI-CBG mRhiFer1 chromosome 6, mRhiFer1_v1.p, whole genome shotgun sequence genome has a window encoding:
- the SLC22A17 gene encoding solute carrier family 22 member 17: MALRFLLGFLLAGVDLGVYLMRLELCDPTQRLRVALAGELVGVGGHFLFLGLALVSKDWRFLQRMITAPCILFLFYGWPGLFLESARWLIVKRQIEEAQSVLRILAERNRPHGQMLGEEAQEALQDLNEAAITTFSVLGLFSSQAAGILSTLLAAEVIPTTVRGRGLGLIMALGALGGLSGPAQRLHMGHGAFLQHVVLAACALLCILSIMLLPETKRKPLPEVLRDGELCRRPSLLRQPPPNRCDHVPLLATPNPAL; the protein is encoded by the exons ATGGCCCTGCGATTCCTCCTGGGCTTTCTGCTGGCCGGTGTTGACCTTGGTGTATACCTAATGC GCCTGGAGCTGTGCGACCCAACCCAGAGGCTCCGGGTGGCCCTGGCAGGGgagttggtgggggtgggggggcacttCCTGTTCCTGGGCCTGGCCCTTGTCTCTAAGGACTGGCGATTTCTGCAGCGAATGATCACCGCTCCCTGCATCCTCTTCCTGTTTTATGG CTGGCCTGGTCTGTTTCTGGAGTCTGCACGGTGGCTGATAGTGAAACGACAGATTGAGGAGGCCCAATCGGTGCTGAGGATCCTGGCTGAGAGGAACCGGCCCCATGGGCAGATGCTGGGAGAGGAGGCCCAGGAGGCCCTGCAGG ATCTGAACGAGGCCGCCATCACCACCTTCTCTGTCCTCGGCCTCTTCTCCTCCCAAGCTGCTGGCATCCTCAGCACCCTGCTTGCTGCTGAAGTCATTCCTACCACTGTCCG GGGCCGAGGCCTCGGCCTGATCATGGCGCTGGGGGCACTCGGAGGTCTGAGTGGCCCAGCCCAGCGCCTCCACATGGGCCATGGAGCCTTCCTGCAGCATGTGGTGCTGGCGGCCTGTGCCCTCCTCTGCATCCTCAGCATCATGCTTCTGCCGGAGACCAAGCGCAAGCCGCTGCCTGAGGTGCTCCGGGATGGGGAGCTGTGCCGCCGGCCTTCCCTGCTGCGGCAGCCACCCCCTAACCGCTGTGACCATGTCCCACTGCTTGCCACCCCCAACCCTGCCCTCTGA